From the Roseateles sp. XES5 genome, one window contains:
- a CDS encoding aminotransferase class I/II-fold pyridoxal phosphate-dependent enzyme: protein MDESSASRMARERKAALLQKMRGVSTMDARPAAAAIPVERPVPRFEDLPEYRQIRLQELAGELTQIDNPFYRMHDVGAGAETEIDGRRLANFASYDYAGANQHPSVHARVREAIDRYGISASASRLVAGERPIHRELEERLAACYGVEDAVVFVSGYLTNVTVIGTLLGPEDLVIHDEFIHNSALAGIKLSGAARRFFRHNDTAHLEELLNDFTGKFRRILVIVEGIYSMDGDVADLPRLVELRTRYGFWLMVDEAHALGVLGPTGRGTHEHFGIDPTQVDIWMGTLSKTTSSCGGYVAGSAALAMVLKGSAGGFIYSVGLPPALAAGAVASLALLADEPERVARLRRNGHLFLDLAREAGLDTGLSEGHSVVPVLVGDSLRAVRLSNDLLAAGVNVLPIIHPAVPEGQARLRFFITSEHTEEQIRETVRHTAELLGELVRANFGLGSLDRAQIARLMTGL, encoded by the coding sequence ATGGACGAATCGTCCGCAAGCCGCATGGCGCGGGAGCGTAAGGCTGCGCTCCTGCAGAAGATGCGCGGCGTTTCCACGATGGACGCACGCCCGGCCGCCGCCGCCATTCCGGTGGAACGCCCCGTGCCGCGTTTCGAGGACCTGCCCGAATACCGCCAGATCCGCCTTCAGGAACTGGCCGGCGAACTGACGCAAATCGACAATCCCTTCTACCGGATGCACGATGTCGGCGCCGGCGCGGAAACGGAGATCGACGGCCGCCGTCTCGCCAACTTCGCCTCCTACGACTATGCCGGCGCCAACCAGCATCCTTCGGTGCATGCGCGCGTGCGCGAAGCGATCGACCGCTACGGCATTTCCGCCTCGGCAAGCCGTCTCGTCGCCGGCGAGCGGCCGATCCACCGCGAACTGGAAGAGCGCCTTGCGGCCTGTTACGGCGTGGAGGACGCGGTCGTCTTCGTCAGCGGCTACCTGACGAACGTGACGGTCATCGGCACGCTGCTCGGTCCGGAAGACCTCGTCATCCACGACGAATTCATCCACAACAGCGCGCTGGCCGGCATCAAGCTCTCGGGTGCGGCCCGGCGCTTCTTCCGCCACAACGACACGGCTCATCTCGAAGAGCTGCTGAACGATTTCACCGGCAAGTTCCGGCGTATCCTCGTCATCGTCGAGGGCATCTATTCGATGGATGGCGACGTCGCCGACCTGCCGCGCCTCGTGGAGCTGCGCACCCGCTACGGCTTCTGGCTGATGGTGGACGAGGCCCATGCGCTCGGTGTTCTCGGCCCGACCGGCCGCGGTACGCACGAGCATTTCGGCATCGATCCGACGCAGGTCGACATCTGGATGGGCACGCTGTCGAAGACGACGTCGAGCTGCGGCGGTTATGTCGCCGGCAGCGCGGCGCTGGCGATGGTGCTGAAGGGCTCGGCCGGCGGTTTCATCTATTCCGTCGGCCTGCCGCCGGCACTGGCGGCGGGCGCCGTCGCAAGCCTCGCGCTTCTGGCCGACGAGCCGGAGCGCGTCGCACGGCTGCGACGCAATGGCCATCTCTTCCTCGATCTCGCGCGTGAAGCCGGCCTCGATACCGGCCTCAGCGAGGGCCATTCCGTCGTGCCGGTTCTCGTCGGGGATTCGCTGCGCGCCGTGCGCCTGTCGAACGATCTGCTCGCGGCCGGCGTCAACGTGCTGCCGATCATCCATCCGGCCGTCCCGGAAGGGCAGGCGCGCCTGCGCTTCTTCATCACCAGCGAACATACGGAAGAGCAGATCCGCGAGACGGTGCGCCATACCGCCGAACTGCTCGGCGAACTCGTGCGCGCCAATTTCGGCCTCGGCTCGCTGGACCGCGCCCAGATCGCCCGCCTGATGACAGGTCTCTAA
- a CDS encoding SDR family oxidoreductase, with amino-acid sequence MRHVLVTGGSSGIGLAVADLLVARGDRVSLVARDEARLAEAALHLANSDPARAERIFTATADVGDGEGITRAVASAAAHFGPVDSLVASAGIVEPARFLEQDAATFDRQIAINLTGVANSARAVLPAMRERGRGQVLIVSSGAGLIGIPGYSAYCASKFALRGLAASLRAEMAPAGIAVSICFPPDTLTPQFERELPLRPPEAQAMMGRVRPQEAKIVARTILAGMDRGRREIHFGLTLRLLGYFGPFAATYLDLRNGRPLKG; translated from the coding sequence GTGCGGCACGTGCTCGTGACCGGCGGGTCGAGCGGCATAGGCCTTGCCGTCGCCGATCTGCTCGTCGCGCGCGGTGACCGGGTCTCGCTCGTCGCGCGGGACGAGGCGCGGCTTGCCGAGGCGGCTCTTCACCTTGCAAATAGTGACCCGGCGCGCGCCGAGCGCATCTTCACCGCGACGGCCGATGTCGGCGATGGCGAGGGGATCACCCGCGCCGTCGCGTCTGCGGCTGCGCATTTCGGCCCGGTCGACAGCCTTGTCGCCTCCGCCGGCATCGTCGAGCCGGCCCGCTTCCTGGAGCAGGATGCCGCGACCTTCGACCGCCAGATCGCCATCAACCTGACGGGCGTTGCCAACAGCGCGCGGGCCGTGCTGCCGGCCATGCGCGAGAGAGGCAGGGGGCAGGTGCTGATCGTCTCCTCCGGCGCGGGGCTCATCGGCATTCCCGGCTACAGCGCCTATTGCGCCTCGAAATTCGCCCTGCGCGGCCTTGCCGCGTCGCTGCGGGCGGAAATGGCCCCGGCCGGCATCGCCGTGTCCATCTGCTTCCCGCCGGATACGCTGACCCCGCAATTCGAACGCGAACTACCGCTGCGCCCGCCGGAGGCGCAGGCGATGATGGGGCGCGTGCGGCCGCAGGAGGCGAAGATCGTCGCGCGGACCATTCTCGCCGGCATGGACCGCGGCCGCCGCGAAATCCATTTCGGCCTGACGCTTCGCCTGCTCGGCTATTTCGGTCCCTTCGCCGCCACCTATCTCGACCTGCGCAATGGCCGGCCGCTCAAAGGCTAG
- a CDS encoding MOSC domain-containing protein yields MTATPLISLRIGGVAPLGARAAPSGIAKSAVHAPLALSRTGLAGDRQGDPVRHGGPEKAVHHYPFDHYAPWASDLGPHPLLDGPGAFGENLSTSGLTEETVAVGDVFRLGTALVEVSQGRQPCWKLNERFARADMARLVQSTGRTGWYYRVLEAGIVAPDDSLTLQERRAPDWTLARIWRTFYIDPLNRTELAGIAALDRLAEGWRNHAARRIEINRVEDWTRRLTGSEPQA; encoded by the coding sequence ATGACGGCGACGCCCCTCATCAGCCTACGCATCGGCGGGGTGGCGCCGCTGGGTGCCCGCGCGGCCCCGAGCGGCATCGCGAAATCCGCCGTCCACGCGCCGCTCGCCCTTTCACGGACCGGCCTTGCCGGCGACAGGCAGGGCGACCCGGTGCGGCATGGCGGGCCGGAAAAGGCCGTGCACCACTATCCCTTCGATCATTATGCCCCCTGGGCGAGCGACCTCGGACCGCACCCGCTGCTGGACGGTCCCGGCGCGTTCGGGGAGAACCTTTCGACATCGGGGCTTACCGAGGAGACCGTGGCGGTCGGCGACGTCTTTCGCCTCGGCACCGCCCTCGTCGAGGTCAGCCAGGGCCGCCAGCCGTGCTGGAAACTGAACGAGCGCTTCGCACGGGCGGACATGGCGCGCCTCGTGCAATCCACCGGGCGGACGGGCTGGTACTACCGCGTGCTCGAAGCCGGCATCGTCGCGCCGGATGACAGCCTCACCCTTCAGGAGCGCCGCGCGCCGGACTGGACGCTCGCGCGCATCTGGCGCACCTTTTACATCGATCCGCTCAACCGCACCGAACTTGCCGGTATCGCCGCGCTCGACCGGCTGGCCGAGGGCTGGCGCAATCATGCCGCCAGACGGATCGAGATCAACCGGGTGGAGGACTGGACGCGGCGGCTTACGGGCAGCGAACCGCAGGCATAG
- a CDS encoding MarR family winged helix-turn-helix transcriptional regulator has protein sequence MTTPKNPHAIDTRIREGLSRLATVLRVDDWNRAKAAGLNPTQLAILTLLDGRGARGLGVKEIAAHLGVSQPTATDSLNALERRGLLAKHPGESDRRAVNIAPTAEGTATLRATEAGDGLVEQAIAGLDDREQEDLLLTLIKMIRHLQDTDAIPVQRLCVTCRHFAPFAHADAARPHHCHYVDAAFGQSDLRLDCREHEANPASRAATRDASSPG, from the coding sequence ATGACGACACCGAAGAATCCCCACGCCATCGACACGCGCATCCGCGAAGGCCTTTCGCGGCTGGCGACCGTCTTGCGCGTCGACGACTGGAACCGGGCGAAGGCCGCCGGCCTCAACCCGACGCAGCTTGCCATCCTCACCCTTCTCGACGGACGCGGCGCCCGCGGTCTCGGCGTGAAGGAGATCGCCGCCCATCTCGGCGTCTCGCAGCCGACCGCGACCGATTCCCTCAATGCCCTCGAACGCCGGGGCCTTCTCGCCAAACATCCCGGTGAAAGCGACCGGCGCGCCGTGAACATCGCACCGACCGCCGAGGGCACCGCCACGCTTCGGGCGACGGAGGCAGGCGACGGCCTCGTCGAACAGGCCATTGCGGGCCTCGACGACCGGGAGCAGGAAGACCTGCTGCTGACGCTCATCAAGATGATCCGGCATCTCCAGGATACCGATGCTATCCCCGTGCAGCGCCTGTGCGTGACCTGTCGCCACTTCGCGCCCTTCGCCCATGCCGATGCGGCGCGCCCGCACCATTGCCATTACGTGGACGCGGCCTTCGGCCAGTCGGACCTGCGCCTCGACTGCCGCGAACACGAAGCCAATCCCGCGTCCCGGGCTGCCACCCGGGACGCCTCTTCACCGGGATAA
- the prmB gene encoding 50S ribosomal protein L3 N(5)-glutamine methyltransferase: MTQDITSELVTLRDYWRYAISRFNAADLSYGHGTTTAGDDAAFLLLDSLDLPIDALDPFLDARLLPAERKLLAERIEARVTTRKPSSYLTGRAYIQGVRFHVDERVIVPRSHIGEILFSEYLGENGSAFLPDPMTVESAVDICTGSGCLAVLAAKFFPHAAVDAVDLSADALAVAAKNVAAHEVENQVSLHEGDLFAPLAGRTYDLIITNPPYVDHDALVAYPPEFRAEPAMAHDGGEDGLDLVRRILEEAADYLNPQGGMICEIGSGREILEEEYPHLDFVWLETAESQDAVFWISAEALGVE; encoded by the coding sequence CGCTGCGCGACTACTGGCGCTATGCGATCTCCCGCTTCAACGCGGCCGATCTCAGCTATGGCCACGGCACGACGACCGCCGGCGACGACGCCGCCTTCCTGCTGCTCGATTCGCTCGATCTTCCCATCGATGCGCTCGACCCGTTCCTCGACGCACGCCTGCTGCCAGCCGAGCGCAAGCTGCTGGCCGAACGCATCGAGGCGCGCGTCACGACCCGCAAGCCTTCGTCCTACCTCACCGGCCGCGCCTATATCCAGGGCGTGCGCTTCCATGTCGACGAGCGGGTGATCGTGCCACGCTCGCATATCGGCGAAATCCTGTTCAGCGAATATCTCGGCGAGAACGGCTCGGCCTTCCTTCCCGATCCGATGACCGTGGAAAGCGCCGTCGACATCTGCACCGGCTCGGGCTGCCTTGCGGTGCTGGCCGCCAAGTTCTTCCCCCATGCGGCGGTGGATGCGGTGGACCTTTCCGCCGACGCGCTCGCGGTCGCGGCGAAGAACGTCGCCGCGCACGAGGTGGAAAACCAGGTCAGCCTGCACGAGGGCGATCTCTTCGCCCCCCTCGCCGGCCGGACATACGACCTCATCATCACCAATCCGCCCTATGTCGATCACGACGCGCTCGTCGCCTATCCGCCGGAGTTCCGCGCCGAGCCGGCCATGGCGCATGACGGCGGCGAAGACGGCCTCGATCTCGTGCGCCGCATCCTCGAAGAGGCGGCCGACTACCTCAATCCGCAGGGCGGCATGATCTGTGAGATCGGCTCGGGCCGGGAAATCCTCGAGGAAGAGTACCCGCATCTCGATTTCGTCTGGCTGGAAACCGCCGAATCCCAGGATGCGGTGTTCTGGATTTCCGCCGAGGCGCTCGGCGTGGAATGA
- a CDS encoding TlpA family protein disulfide reductase, producing the protein MSAPETRLAPEIAASAWFNTRAPLTLAGLRGRPVFLHAFQLLCPGCVSDALPQVKRIERVFADTDLQVIGIHTVFEHHAAMTPVTLQAFLHEYRVTSPVAVDLAEDGSDIPVTMRRFGLRGTPSSVLIGRNGAILSHAFGIEDDIAVGARIAMALAAPQSATQVPTAQMHAAQTPDEAAGCVDGRCEAPLPETKA; encoded by the coding sequence ATGTCCGCGCCTGAGACACGCCTTGCACCTGAGATCGCGGCCTCCGCCTGGTTCAACACGCGCGCGCCGCTGACGCTCGCCGGCCTGCGCGGGCGGCCGGTCTTCCTGCATGCCTTCCAGCTGCTCTGCCCCGGCTGCGTGTCGGACGCGCTGCCGCAGGTCAAACGCATCGAGCGCGTCTTTGCCGATACGGACCTGCAGGTGATCGGCATCCACACCGTCTTCGAGCATCATGCCGCGATGACGCCGGTGACGCTGCAGGCCTTCCTGCACGAATACCGGGTGACTTCGCCCGTCGCCGTCGACCTTGCCGAGGACGGATCGGACATTCCCGTGACCATGCGCCGCTTCGGGTTGCGCGGCACACCCTCCTCCGTGCTGATCGGACGAAACGGTGCGATCCTCAGCCACGCCTTCGGCATCGAGGACGACATCGCCGTCGGCGCGCGCATCGCCATGGCGCTCGCCGCGCCCCAAAGCGCGACCCAAGTGCCAACTGCCCAAATGCACGCTGCCCAGACGCCCGACGAAGCGGCAGGCTGCGTGGACGGGCGCTGCGAAGCGCCCTTACCGGAGACCAAGGCATGA